A region of Paraburkholderia largidicola DNA encodes the following proteins:
- a CDS encoding segregation and condensation protein A, with protein sequence MTTADEARAASGQPDAALAAPATDSTPNTVDGIAFARLYGEPLFKLPQDLYIPPDALEVFLETFEGPLDLLLYLIRKQNFNVLDIPMAEVTNQYLGYVEQLRKTNLELAAEYLLMAAMLIEIKSRMLLPVKKADTGEEAEDPRAELVRRLLEYEQMKLAAQRLDQLPQLGRDFLRAEVYIEQSITPRFPDVNTDDLRSAWADVIKRAKLVQHHKISREELSVREHMSVILRKLQGARFMEFSELFDTTRGVPVVVVNFIAMLELSRESLIEITQAEPFAPIYVRLAYLPA encoded by the coding sequence GTGACCACCGCCGACGAGGCCCGCGCCGCTTCGGGACAGCCCGACGCAGCGCTCGCCGCGCCCGCTACCGATTCGACGCCCAACACCGTCGACGGCATCGCTTTCGCTCGCCTGTACGGCGAGCCGCTGTTCAAGCTGCCGCAGGATCTCTACATCCCGCCCGACGCGCTCGAAGTCTTTCTGGAGACTTTCGAAGGCCCGCTGGACCTGCTGCTGTACCTGATTCGCAAGCAGAACTTCAACGTGCTCGACATTCCGATGGCCGAGGTCACGAACCAGTATCTCGGCTATGTCGAACAGTTGCGCAAGACCAATCTCGAGCTCGCCGCCGAATATCTGCTGATGGCCGCGATGCTCATCGAGATCAAGTCGCGCATGCTGCTGCCCGTGAAGAAGGCGGACACGGGCGAGGAAGCGGAAGATCCGCGCGCCGAACTGGTCCGCCGCCTGCTCGAATACGAGCAGATGAAGCTCGCGGCACAGCGTCTCGACCAGTTGCCGCAACTCGGCCGCGATTTCCTGCGCGCCGAGGTGTACATCGAGCAGAGCATCACGCCGCGCTTCCCCGACGTGAACACGGACGACCTGCGCTCCGCGTGGGCCGACGTGATCAAGCGCGCCAAGCTCGTCCAGCATCACAAGATCTCGCGCGAAGAGCTGTCGGTGCGCGAGCACATGAGCGTGATCCTGCGCAAGCTGCAGGGCGCGCGCTTCATGGAGTTTTCCGAACTGTTCGACACGACGCGCGGCGTACCCGTCGTCGTCGTGAACTTCATCGCGATGCTCGAACTGTCGCGTGAATCGTTGATCGAGATCACGCAAGCCGAGCCGTTCGCGCCGATTTACGTGCGGCTGGCTTATCTGCCGGCCTGA
- the cobC gene encoding alpha-ribazole phosphatase, whose protein sequence is MDIVLIRHPAVSVEEGVCYGQSDVALADAPEASAAAVAVRLATLQVPAPRVLLSSPLTRCATVATALAANFGCAYSIDDSLKEMDFGTWELQRWDDIDRALLDAWAQDFEGARAHGGESVEQFVGRVRAWFDVFQQTRELTPAYVVTHAGVMRVIAATVLGLPIERCLTWSIDMSGCVWLRRDDTNQQWSIVRWNA, encoded by the coding sequence ATGGATATCGTTCTGATCCGCCATCCGGCTGTTTCCGTAGAAGAGGGCGTGTGCTACGGCCAGAGCGACGTCGCGCTCGCCGATGCGCCGGAGGCGTCGGCGGCGGCCGTCGCCGTGCGTCTCGCGACCTTGCAGGTGCCCGCGCCACGCGTGCTGCTGTCGAGTCCGCTCACTCGCTGCGCGACGGTCGCGACTGCGCTCGCCGCTAACTTCGGTTGCGCCTATAGCATCGACGACAGTCTGAAGGAAATGGACTTCGGCACGTGGGAACTGCAGCGCTGGGACGATATCGATCGCGCGTTGCTCGATGCGTGGGCCCAGGATTTCGAAGGCGCCCGCGCGCATGGCGGCGAAAGTGTCGAGCAGTTCGTGGGCCGCGTGCGCGCATGGTTCGACGTGTTCCAGCAGACGCGCGAATTGACGCCCGCTTACGTCGTCACGCATGCGGGCGTGATGCGCGTGATTGCGGCGACCGTGCTCGGGTTGCCCATCGAGCGCTGCCTGACATGGTCGATCGATATGTCGGGTTGCGTCTGGTTGCGCCGCGACGATACGAACCAGCAATGGTCGATCGTGCGCTGGAACGCGTGA
- a CDS encoding cobalamin-binding protein → MRLSRSLRALAATGALAITAHTHAAITVVDDTGATVTLAQPAQRVISLAPHVTEMIYAAGGGAKLIGAVAYSDYPPEAKQVPRVGDNKSLDLERIVALKPDLIVVWRHGNAQRQTDRLRELHIPLYFSEPYRLDDIAVSLTKLGTLLGTSSSADAAARNYRGEIARLRTRYSTQPAVSVFYQVWDEPLMTLNGEHMISDVIALCGGRNVFAKLEPLVPTVSTEAVLAANPEAIVTAAPGATQPDRPLPSLDKWKAWPAMTAVARNNLFAIDGDLINRPAPRLAQGAAQLCDDLDIARSRRAGH, encoded by the coding sequence ATGCGACTTTCCCGATCTCTTCGCGCACTGGCCGCAACCGGCGCGCTCGCCATTACGGCACACACGCACGCGGCCATCACCGTCGTCGACGACACGGGCGCGACCGTGACACTCGCGCAACCCGCGCAACGCGTGATCAGCCTCGCGCCGCACGTGACGGAAATGATTTACGCGGCGGGCGGCGGCGCGAAGCTCATCGGCGCGGTCGCCTACAGCGACTATCCGCCGGAAGCGAAACAGGTACCGCGTGTCGGCGACAACAAGTCACTCGACCTCGAACGCATCGTCGCGCTGAAGCCGGATCTGATCGTCGTATGGCGGCATGGCAATGCGCAGCGGCAAACCGATCGCCTGCGCGAACTGCACATTCCGCTTTACTTCAGCGAGCCGTATCGTCTCGACGATATCGCTGTATCACTAACGAAGCTCGGCACGCTGCTCGGCACCTCGTCATCCGCCGACGCAGCGGCACGTAACTATCGCGGCGAGATCGCACGGCTGCGCACGCGCTATTCGACGCAGCCGGCCGTCAGCGTGTTCTATCAGGTATGGGACGAGCCGTTGATGACGCTCAACGGCGAGCACATGATCAGCGATGTGATCGCGCTATGCGGTGGTCGCAACGTGTTCGCGAAGCTCGAACCGCTGGTGCCGACGGTATCGACGGAAGCGGTGCTGGCCGCCAATCCGGAAGCGATCGTCACGGCCGCGCCGGGCGCGACGCAACCCGACCGCCCGCTGCCGTCGCTCGACAAATGGAAAGCGTGGCCCGCCATGACGGCGGTGGCGCGCAACAACCTGTTTGCCATTGACGGCGATCTGATCAATCGCCCCGCACCGCGTCTCGCGCAAGGCGCGGCGCAACTATGCGACGACCTCGATATCGCGCGCTCGCGCCGCGCGGGTCACTGA
- the panD gene encoding aspartate 1-decarboxylase encodes MQRNMLKSKIHRAVVTHCELHYEGSCAIDENLLEAANIVENERIDIWNINNGERFSTYAIKGERGSGMISLNGSAARRAQLGDLVIIAAFANVDEEELKAGWKPDLVFVDENNVIKGSRDHVPTQSWS; translated from the coding sequence ATGCAACGCAATATGCTGAAGTCGAAGATTCACCGCGCGGTGGTCACGCACTGCGAACTGCACTACGAAGGCTCGTGCGCAATCGACGAAAACCTGCTCGAAGCGGCGAACATCGTCGAGAACGAGCGCATCGATATCTGGAACATCAACAACGGCGAGCGCTTTTCGACGTATGCGATCAAGGGCGAGCGCGGCAGCGGCATGATCTCGCTGAACGGCTCGGCGGCACGGCGCGCGCAACTGGGCGATCTGGTGATCATCGCGGCGTTCGCGAACGTCGACGAAGAAGAATTGAAGGCGGGCTGGAAGCCGGATCTGGTGTTCGTCGACGAAAACAACGTGATCAAGGGCAGCCGCGACCACGTGCCGACGCAAAGCTGGAGCTGA
- the cbiB gene encoding adenosylcobinamide-phosphate synthase CbiB, with amino-acid sequence MMLLSLPLVATLATAAVAVDKWLGEPRRAHPLVGFGKLAARLEAALNTGRRGRLFGILAWLLAVAPPVLIATWLVLTLPLIWSCALHVALLYFALGARSLHDHIEPIGRALAKRDLAQARVLTARIVSRETSHADESALSRAAVESALENGNDAIFGALFWFAILGGPGALAFRLANTLDAMWGYRTPRYLRFGWAAARFDDVLNYVPARLTALSYALLGDTRTALQCWREQAPRWDSPNAGPVMASGAGSLNVLLGGAAVYHGVIEQRPTLGAGHTASARHVDAALILVERSVILWLAMFIALALLSVPFQS; translated from the coding sequence ATGATGCTGCTGTCCTTGCCGCTTGTCGCGACACTCGCCACGGCCGCCGTCGCCGTCGACAAATGGCTCGGCGAACCGCGCCGCGCGCATCCGCTGGTCGGCTTCGGCAAGCTCGCGGCCAGACTCGAAGCCGCGCTGAATACGGGGCGGCGCGGCCGGTTGTTCGGCATTCTCGCGTGGCTGCTCGCGGTCGCGCCGCCCGTACTGATCGCCACGTGGCTCGTGCTGACGCTGCCGTTGATCTGGTCATGCGCGCTGCACGTCGCGCTGCTTTACTTCGCGCTCGGCGCGCGCAGTTTGCACGATCACATCGAGCCAATCGGCCGCGCGCTCGCGAAACGCGATCTCGCGCAGGCGCGCGTGTTGACGGCGCGCATCGTGTCGCGCGAAACATCGCATGCGGACGAAAGCGCGCTGTCGCGTGCCGCCGTCGAGTCCGCCCTGGAAAACGGCAACGATGCGATCTTCGGCGCGCTGTTCTGGTTTGCGATTCTCGGCGGTCCGGGCGCGCTCGCGTTTCGTCTCGCGAATACGCTCGATGCGATGTGGGGTTATCGCACGCCGCGCTACCTGCGCTTCGGCTGGGCGGCTGCGCGCTTCGACGATGTGCTCAACTACGTGCCCGCGCGCCTGACGGCGCTCAGCTATGCGTTGCTCGGCGACACGCGCACCGCATTGCAATGCTGGCGCGAACAGGCGCCGCGCTGGGACAGTCCGAACGCGGGACCCGTGATGGCATCCGGCGCGGGCAGTCTCAATGTGCTGCTCGGCGGCGCGGCCGTCTATCACGGCGTGATAGAACAGCGTCCGACGCTCGGCGCGGGTCACACGGCGAGCGCGCGGCATGTCGACGCGGCGCTGATACTGGTCGAGCGCAGCGTGATCCTGTGGCTCGCCATGTTCATCGCGCTCGCGCTGTTGAGCGTGCCGTTTCAGAGCTAG
- a CDS encoding DUF3460 family protein produces MYQSDITQFLNQLKAQKPTLEEEQRRGRSLLWDKQPIDLDERASNQAARVQQNPYVYYQNF; encoded by the coding sequence ATGTATCAATCGGATATCACGCAGTTCCTGAATCAACTGAAGGCGCAAAAGCCCACTCTGGAAGAAGAACAGCGCCGCGGCCGCTCGCTGCTGTGGGACAAGCAGCCGATCGACCTCGACGAGCGCGCATCCAACCAGGCTGCCCGCGTGCAGCAGAATCCGTACGTCTACTACCAGAACTTCTAA
- a CDS encoding DoxX family protein, with protein MNPTVDSKPELAATILRLALGVMYLAHSLQKIFVFTLPGTAQFFQSIGYPGWLGYLTAFVELAGGIALLLGVQVRWVALVLLPFMLGALSVHLPNGWGFASPHGGWEYPAFWAVTLIVQSLLGNGLYAVGGVKAASIGQSRKAA; from the coding sequence ATGAACCCGACCGTCGACAGCAAACCCGAGCTTGCCGCCACGATCCTGCGCCTCGCCCTCGGCGTGATGTACCTGGCGCACAGCCTCCAGAAAATCTTCGTCTTCACGCTGCCGGGCACGGCGCAATTCTTCCAGTCGATCGGCTATCCGGGCTGGCTCGGCTATCTGACGGCCTTCGTCGAATTGGCGGGCGGTATCGCGCTGCTGCTCGGCGTGCAGGTCCGCTGGGTCGCGCTGGTGCTGCTGCCGTTCATGCTCGGCGCGCTGTCGGTGCATCTGCCGAACGGCTGGGGCTTCGCGTCGCCGCACGGCGGCTGGGAGTACCCGGCGTTCTGGGCGGTCACGCTGATCGTTCAGTCGCTGCTCGGCAATGGCCTGTATGCGGTGGGCGGCGTGAAGGCGGCGTCGATTGGCCAGTCGCGCAAAGCGGCCTGA
- the panC gene encoding pantoate--beta-alanine ligase, translating to MKVISSIQELRDQLRGQNRTAFVPTMGNLHEGHLSLMRLARQHGDPVVASIFVNRLQFGPNEDFDKYPRTLQDDIDKLQKENVYVLFAPTERDMYPQPQEYRVHPPHDLGDILEGEFRPGFFTGVCTVVMKLMSCVQPRVAVFGKKDYQQLMIVRAMTEQFALPCDIVAAETVRDADGLALSSRNRYLQEAERAEAPMLAVTLGRVREAVLSGNRDFAKLEQEAVASLAARGWKPDYIAIRKRSNLVAPAAHELDAPLVVVAAAKLGATRLIDNLEI from the coding sequence ATGAAAGTCATCAGCTCGATCCAGGAATTGCGCGACCAGTTGCGCGGCCAGAACCGCACCGCCTTCGTGCCGACGATGGGCAACCTGCACGAGGGCCATCTGTCGCTGATGCGCCTGGCGCGCCAGCACGGCGACCCGGTGGTGGCGAGCATCTTCGTGAACCGCCTGCAGTTCGGACCGAACGAAGACTTCGACAAATATCCGCGCACGCTCCAGGACGACATCGACAAGCTGCAGAAGGAAAACGTCTACGTGCTGTTCGCGCCCACGGAACGGGACATGTACCCGCAGCCGCAGGAATACCGCGTGCATCCGCCGCACGATCTCGGCGACATCCTCGAAGGCGAATTCCGGCCCGGCTTCTTCACGGGCGTCTGCACGGTCGTGATGAAGCTGATGTCGTGCGTGCAGCCGCGTGTCGCCGTGTTCGGCAAGAAGGATTACCAGCAGTTGATGATCGTGCGCGCCATGACCGAGCAGTTCGCGCTGCCGTGCGACATCGTCGCCGCCGAAACCGTGCGCGATGCCGACGGCCTCGCGCTCAGCTCGCGCAACCGCTATCTGCAGGAGGCCGAGCGCGCCGAAGCACCGATGCTCGCGGTCACGCTCGGGCGTGTGCGCGAAGCCGTGCTGTCGGGCAACCGGGACTTCGCGAAGCTGGAGCAGGAGGCGGTCGCCTCGCTGGCTGCGCGCGGCTGGAAACCGGACTACATCGCAATCCGCAAGCGTTCGAACCTCGTCGCGCCCGCCGCCCACGAACTGGACGCGCCGCTCGTCGTGGTCGCCGCCGCGAAGCTCGGCGCGACGCGCCTGATCGACAACCTCGAAATCTGA
- the cobD gene encoding threonine-phosphate decarboxylase CobD: MTQTIQHGGNLHEAARRYAIPYDAWLDLSTGINPHGYPVPPVPADAWRRLPDNGDGFTERAARYYGAPDASHVLPVAGSQAAIRALPRLLRHGTVGIAPLTYGEYAPAFARAGHRVTTLDVTRSALPDDITHAVVVNPNNPTAEHLRAATLLQWHETLSERGGTLIIDEAFADAMPAGSLAAQTHREALVVLRSPGKFFGLAGVRAGFVLACPSLLGSLDETLGAWTVSGPARHAVSAAFADTAWQQNMRAQLADESARLVALLSARGFVVHSTPLFAWIADARAAQLHDALARHGIWTRFFAEPASVRFGLPATESEWARFETCLQQAMTAL, from the coding sequence ATGACGCAAACCATTCAGCACGGCGGCAATCTGCATGAAGCGGCGCGCCGCTATGCAATTCCTTACGACGCGTGGCTCGATCTGTCGACGGGCATCAATCCGCACGGCTATCCGGTGCCGCCCGTTCCCGCCGATGCGTGGCGGCGTCTGCCCGACAACGGCGACGGCTTCACCGAACGCGCGGCGCGCTACTACGGCGCACCGGACGCATCGCATGTGCTGCCTGTCGCGGGCAGTCAGGCGGCGATCCGCGCGCTGCCTCGTCTGCTGCGACACGGCACGGTCGGCATTGCGCCGCTGACGTATGGCGAATACGCGCCTGCGTTTGCACGCGCGGGACATCGCGTGACGACGCTCGACGTCACACGTTCGGCCTTGCCCGACGACATCACGCATGCCGTCGTCGTCAATCCGAACAATCCGACGGCCGAACATCTACGCGCCGCAACGCTGCTGCAATGGCATGAAACGCTGAGCGAACGCGGTGGCACGCTGATCATCGACGAAGCGTTCGCCGATGCGATGCCGGCCGGGTCGCTTGCTGCGCAGACGCATCGCGAAGCACTCGTCGTGCTGCGCTCGCCAGGCAAGTTCTTTGGTCTCGCGGGCGTGCGCGCGGGCTTCGTGCTGGCGTGCCCTTCACTGCTCGGATCGCTCGATGAAACGTTGGGCGCATGGACCGTCAGCGGCCCCGCGCGACACGCCGTCAGCGCCGCATTCGCCGATACGGCGTGGCAGCAGAACATGCGCGCGCAGCTTGCAGACGAAAGCGCGCGTCTCGTTGCACTGCTGTCGGCGCGCGGCTTCGTCGTGCATTCGACACCGCTCTTCGCGTGGATCGCCGATGCGCGCGCCGCGCAACTGCACGATGCGCTCGCGAGGCATGGCATCTGGACACGCTTCTTCGCCGAGCCGGCGAGCGTGCGCTTCGGCCTGCCTGCAACGGAAAGCGAGTGGGCCCGCTTTGAAACCTGCCTGCAGCAGGCGATGACGGCGCTATAA
- a CDS encoding cobyric acid synthase, translated as MIQGTTSDAGKSTLVAGLCRLARRTGARVAPFKPQNMALNSAVTVDGGEIGRAQALQAVAAGIDAHTDLNPVLLKPTSDRGAQVIIHGKARMNLDARAYHDYKPVAFEAVLESYARLKASYDTIFVEGAGSPAEINLRERDIANMGFAEAVDCPVVLVADIDRGGVFAHLTGTLACLSETEQARVRGFVINRFRGDVSLLQPGLDWLEAKTGKPVLGVVPYLHGLTLDAEDMLPRELRAANANGADMLRVVVPVLPHISNHTDFDALRAHPQVDFHYVRAGGTPPAADLIILPGSKNVQGDLAFLRAQGWDAVLQKHLRYGGRVIGICGGMQMLGREVADPYGVEGPPATVAGLGWLDFSTTLTREKTLKNVTGRLATEAAADIAGYEIHMGETQGPALDAPALLLADETGSLRPDGARSADGQILATYVHGLFDTPAACAALLEWAGLKAAEAIDYPALREASLERLADTLAEHLDLKRLWAAVG; from the coding sequence ATGATTCAAGGCACGACGTCCGACGCGGGCAAGAGCACGCTCGTCGCTGGCCTATGCCGTCTCGCGCGGCGCACGGGTGCGCGGGTCGCGCCGTTCAAGCCGCAGAACATGGCGCTCAACAGCGCCGTGACCGTCGATGGCGGCGAGATCGGCCGCGCACAGGCATTGCAGGCGGTGGCCGCGGGCATCGACGCGCATACCGATCTCAACCCCGTGCTGCTCAAGCCGACCAGCGACCGCGGCGCGCAGGTGATCATCCACGGCAAGGCGCGCATGAATCTCGACGCGCGCGCGTATCACGACTACAAGCCCGTCGCGTTCGAAGCGGTGCTCGAATCGTATGCGCGGCTCAAGGCGTCGTACGACACGATTTTCGTCGAAGGCGCGGGCAGTCCCGCCGAGATCAATCTGCGCGAGCGCGACATCGCGAACATGGGTTTTGCGGAGGCGGTGGATTGCCCCGTCGTGCTCGTCGCCGACATCGATCGCGGCGGCGTGTTCGCGCATCTGACGGGTACGCTCGCCTGTTTGTCCGAGACCGAGCAGGCGCGCGTGCGCGGCTTCGTGATCAACCGCTTTCGCGGCGACGTGAGCCTGTTGCAACCGGGGCTCGACTGGCTGGAGGCGAAAACGGGCAAGCCCGTGCTCGGCGTCGTGCCGTATCTGCATGGCCTCACGCTCGATGCCGAAGACATGCTGCCGCGCGAGTTGCGCGCCGCTAACGCGAACGGGGCGGACATGCTGCGCGTCGTCGTGCCCGTGCTGCCGCACATCAGCAATCACACGGATTTCGATGCGCTGCGCGCCCATCCGCAAGTCGATTTCCACTACGTGCGCGCGGGCGGCACGCCACCGGCAGCCGATCTGATCATCCTGCCCGGCTCGAAGAACGTGCAGGGCGACCTGGCGTTCTTACGCGCGCAGGGCTGGGATGCCGTGCTCCAGAAGCATCTGCGTTACGGCGGGCGGGTGATCGGCATTTGCGGCGGTATGCAGATGCTCGGGCGCGAAGTGGCGGACCCGTATGGCGTCGAAGGGCCGCCCGCGACGGTCGCGGGGCTCGGCTGGCTCGACTTCTCGACGACGCTCACGCGCGAGAAGACACTCAAGAACGTGACGGGACGCCTAGCCACCGAAGCGGCCGCCGACATCGCCGGCTACGAGATTCACATGGGTGAGACGCAAGGGCCCGCGCTCGATGCTCCAGCGCTGCTGCTAGCCGACGAGACAGGCAGTCTGCGCCCCGACGGCGCGCGTTCCGCCGACGGCCAGATTCTCGCGACCTACGTGCACGGTCTGTTCGACACGCCGGCCGCGTGCGCTGCGCTGCTCGAGTGGGCGGGGCTGAAGGCAGCCGAGGCGATCGACTATCCGGCGCTGCGCGAGGCGTCGCTGGAGCGCCTCGCCGATACGCTCGCCGAGCATCTCGATCTGAAGCGGTTGTGGGCGGCTGTCGGTTGA
- a CDS encoding ParA family protein, producing the protein MTVIVVANPKGGVGKSTLSTNLAGYFAAEGQWVALADLDRQQSAHAWLDLRPETLPAIETWEVDPDAPAKPPKGLEQAVIDTPAGLHGNRLNVALSLADKVIVPLQPSIFDILATKEFLERLAKEKAVRKGAIEIGVVGMRVDARTKSADQLHRFVEGLDLPVLGYLRDTQNYVQLAAHGLTLWDVAKSRVEKDLEQWASITEWVDGKAANGKGGAKKS; encoded by the coding sequence ATGACGGTGATCGTGGTGGCGAATCCAAAGGGCGGCGTGGGCAAGAGCACGCTGTCGACCAATCTGGCTGGCTATTTCGCGGCAGAAGGCCAATGGGTCGCGCTCGCCGACCTCGACCGGCAGCAGTCCGCGCACGCATGGCTCGATCTGCGTCCGGAGACCCTGCCGGCCATCGAAACCTGGGAGGTCGATCCCGATGCGCCCGCGAAGCCGCCCAAAGGCCTCGAGCAGGCCGTGATCGACACGCCCGCCGGGCTGCACGGCAACCGGCTGAACGTGGCGTTGTCGCTGGCGGACAAGGTGATCGTGCCGCTGCAGCCGTCCATCTTCGATATTCTCGCGACCAAGGAATTTCTCGAGCGCCTCGCCAAAGAAAAGGCCGTGCGCAAGGGTGCCATCGAAATCGGCGTGGTCGGCATGCGGGTGGATGCGCGCACGAAGTCGGCGGACCAGTTGCATCGCTTCGTCGAAGGGCTGGATCTGCCCGTGCTCGGCTATCTGCGCGACACGCAGAACTACGTGCAGCTCGCGGCGCACGGGCTGACGCTGTGGGACGTCGCGAAGAGCCGCGTCGAGAAGGATCTGGAACAGTGGGCGTCGATCACCGAGTGGGTCGACGGTAAAGCCGCGAACGGGAAGGGCGGCGCCAAGAAAAGCTAA
- a CDS encoding adenosylcobinamide-GDP ribazoletransferase, whose translation MNELRYFFTALGYFTRVPVPRWVGYEPHYLNAAARYFPLIGALVGAAGAIVYMAALRIFPPGVAVLLSMATTLLITGAFHEDGLADCVDAFGGAYTRDDTLRIMHDSRIGAFGAIALMVALALKWQTLAALPPLYAAWLMIAAHAASRACAISYLVTLDYVRAEGKAKPVAQRMSRNAFGCAIVLGMPWLFWPQWRAGCVALLVLIVLRFMLGRYFVRRIGGYTGDCLGFAQQIFELAIYLVGLAWISF comes from the coding sequence ATGAATGAGCTGCGTTATTTCTTCACCGCGCTCGGCTACTTCACGCGCGTGCCCGTGCCGCGCTGGGTCGGCTACGAACCGCATTATCTGAACGCGGCGGCGCGCTACTTTCCATTGATCGGCGCGCTGGTCGGCGCAGCGGGCGCAATCGTATACATGGCTGCGTTGCGCATCTTTCCGCCGGGCGTCGCGGTGTTGCTGTCGATGGCAACGACGCTGCTCATCACAGGTGCATTCCATGAAGACGGGCTGGCCGATTGCGTCGATGCGTTCGGCGGCGCCTATACCCGCGACGATACGCTGCGCATCATGCATGACTCGCGCATCGGCGCATTCGGTGCGATTGCGCTGATGGTCGCGCTGGCATTGAAGTGGCAAACGCTCGCCGCCTTGCCGCCGCTCTACGCGGCTTGGCTGATGATTGCGGCGCATGCGGCGAGCCGCGCCTGCGCGATCAGCTATCTCGTGACGCTCGACTACGTGCGCGCGGAAGGCAAGGCCAAGCCGGTTGCACAGCGCATGTCACGCAATGCTTTTGGCTGCGCTATCGTTCTAGGTATGCCGTGGCTCTTCTGGCCGCAGTGGCGTGCCGGTTGTGTCGCGCTGCTCGTGCTCATCGTGTTGCGCTTCATGCTGGGCCGCTATTTCGTCAGACGCATCGGCGGATATACGGGCGATTGCCTTGGCTTTGCGCAACAGATCTTCGAACTGGCCATCTACCTGGTGGGACTCGCATGGATATCGTTCTGA
- a CDS encoding PaaI family thioesterase: MSKLRSEYTIERLHERQKGSLPGLLGVRVTGLEEGTLTAELTVRSELLAPNGFLHAATVIGLADTACGYACLAHLPDNARNFTTIELKSNFVGTSTEGTIRAVAKAVHLGRSTQVWDATVTAPDGKTMALFRCTQIVLY, translated from the coding sequence ATGAGCAAACTGCGCAGCGAATACACGATCGAACGGCTTCACGAACGCCAGAAAGGCTCGCTGCCGGGCTTGCTGGGCGTGCGCGTCACCGGCCTCGAGGAAGGCACGCTGACGGCCGAACTGACCGTGCGCAGCGAACTGCTCGCGCCGAACGGCTTCCTGCACGCGGCCACCGTGATCGGTCTCGCCGACACGGCCTGCGGCTACGCGTGCCTCGCGCACCTGCCCGATAATGCGCGCAATTTCACGACGATCGAGCTGAAGAGCAATTTTGTCGGGACATCGACGGAAGGGACGATCCGCGCTGTTGCGAAGGCCGTGCATCTGGGCCGCAGCACACAGGTATGGGACGCGACCGTGACGGCGCCCGACGGCAAGACGATGGCCTTGTTCCGCTGCACGCAGATTGTCTTGTACTGA
- the cobU gene encoding bifunctional adenosylcobinamide kinase/adenosylcobinamide-phosphate guanylyltransferase yields the protein MISRDLTFVLGGARSGKSLHAEQLASASAMPVTYVATARIGDDEFAARVARHRERRPTQWALLEAPLDLPQAIASIDRPEHCVLIDCLTLWLANLLCPADGSPPLADYLDRFAALETTLAQARAKIIVVSNEIGLGVVPLGAATRLYVDELGRLNQRIAAISTQATMMVAGLPLQLKPASRA from the coding sequence ATGATTTCCCGCGACCTCACCTTCGTCCTCGGCGGCGCACGCTCAGGCAAGAGCCTGCACGCCGAACAACTCGCGAGCGCGAGCGCAATGCCCGTGACCTATGTCGCGACCGCGCGCATCGGCGACGACGAATTCGCTGCGCGCGTCGCGCGTCATCGCGAACGTCGGCCCACGCAGTGGGCCTTGCTCGAGGCGCCGCTCGATCTGCCGCAAGCGATCGCGTCGATCGATCGGCCCGAGCACTGTGTGCTGATCGACTGCCTGACCTTGTGGCTCGCGAACCTGCTCTGCCCTGCCGACGGCTCGCCGCCGCTGGCCGATTATCTCGACCGATTCGCCGCGCTCGAAACGACGCTTGCACAAGCACGGGCGAAGATCATTGTCGTCAGCAACGAGATCGGCCTTGGCGTCGTGCCGCTCGGTGCGGCGACGCGTCTTTACGTCGACGAGCTTGGCCGCCTGAACCAGCGCATTGCCGCGATCAGCACGCAAGCAACGATGATGGTCGCGGGCCTGCCGCTGCAACTGAAACCCGCGAGCCGCGCATGA